In a single window of the Marinobacter sp. NP-4(2019) genome:
- a CDS encoding aldehyde dehydrogenase family protein yields the protein MQIASLAKVGLPNVSTSDTIDSTFAALQRAQLARRGSFTLEARIAQLDQLRDSIKRYESNIIAACAADFRKPAPEVKLTELLPVLQEIRHTKKHLRKWMRPKRVAASVGVLGTKSYVRPEPKGVCLIIAPWNYPLNLALGPLVSALAAGNGAIIKPSEMTPHTSKVIANIVAETFPPDLVSVIEGDAAVAQKLLALPFDHIFFTGSPAVGKVVMEAAAKNLSSVTLELGGKSPTIVGPDANIKRAARNIVWGKFANNGQTCIAPDHVFVHVNIADQFNEALKTEIGRVYGKTPEAQKSTADYCRIVNRRHFQRVSNLIDDAKNKGARVFEGGVTDAEENFIAPTLISNVSSDMDISREELFGPILPVIEFDDIDLVIKKINDNPKPLALYIFDKNEAFATDIIERTSSGAVGVNLTVVHFLHPGLPFGGVNNSGIGAAHGEYGFRAFSHEKALMEDKHSLMHLLFPPYTAWVRRLIEAAVRILG from the coding sequence ATGCAGATTGCTAGTCTGGCGAAGGTTGGGCTGCCCAATGTGTCAACCAGCGATACGATTGATTCAACGTTCGCGGCCCTACAGCGGGCACAACTTGCGCGTCGCGGAAGTTTTACCTTGGAGGCTCGAATAGCGCAGCTCGACCAGCTGCGGGATTCAATTAAACGCTACGAATCAAACATCATTGCGGCTTGCGCGGCGGACTTTCGAAAACCCGCTCCAGAAGTCAAATTAACTGAACTCCTGCCGGTGCTTCAGGAAATTCGACACACTAAAAAACACTTGCGTAAATGGATGCGTCCGAAGCGAGTGGCTGCATCCGTTGGTGTTCTGGGCACGAAATCTTATGTTCGGCCAGAACCAAAGGGAGTGTGCCTGATTATTGCACCGTGGAATTATCCGCTCAATCTTGCGCTCGGACCTCTCGTCTCAGCGTTGGCTGCAGGGAACGGAGCCATCATTAAACCCTCGGAAATGACACCACATACCTCAAAGGTGATTGCCAACATTGTCGCCGAAACCTTCCCTCCCGATCTGGTTTCCGTGATTGAGGGTGATGCCGCGGTAGCGCAGAAACTGTTGGCCTTACCCTTCGACCACATATTCTTCACGGGCAGTCCTGCGGTAGGCAAGGTGGTCATGGAGGCTGCCGCCAAGAACCTTTCCTCAGTGACACTGGAATTGGGGGGTAAGTCCCCGACCATTGTTGGCCCAGATGCCAACATAAAGAGGGCTGCGAGAAACATTGTCTGGGGTAAGTTTGCCAATAATGGACAGACCTGTATCGCCCCAGATCATGTTTTTGTGCACGTTAATATCGCAGATCAATTCAATGAAGCACTTAAAACGGAAATTGGGCGAGTCTATGGAAAAACACCAGAAGCCCAGAAATCGACCGCCGACTATTGCCGGATTGTAAATCGACGTCATTTCCAGCGAGTTTCAAACCTGATAGATGATGCCAAAAACAAAGGTGCAAGAGTCTTTGAAGGCGGTGTTACAGATGCTGAAGAGAATTTTATTGCTCCGACGTTGATTTCAAATGTATCGAGCGACATGGATATTTCACGTGAGGAGTTATTCGGCCCGATCTTACCCGTTATTGAATTCGACGATATTGATCTGGTTATCAAGAAAATCAACGATAACCCTAAACCGCTTGCGCTTTACATATTCGACAAAAACGAGGCTTTTGCCACGGATATTATCGAGCGAACGAGCTCCGGCGCTGTAGGAGTCAACCTTACAGTTGTGCATTTTCTACATCCGGGCCTGCCGTTTGGTGGAGTTAATAATTCCGGGATAGGGGCGGCACACGGTGAATACGGTTTCCGCGCTTTTTCGCATGAAAAGGCGTTGATGGAGGATAAACATTCTCTTATGCATCTTCTTTTTCCACCCTATACAGCCTGGGTCCGGCGTCTTATAGAGGCTGCTGTTCGTATTCTGGGCTGA
- a CDS encoding NAD(P)/FAD-dependent oxidoreductase — protein MANQQKETTVIVGGGHAAGALLTTLLQKKYQHEVVLVGEEPHPPYQRPPLSKNYLAGEVDQESLYLKPRSVYENAGHQLRLGVRAEQIDRDNKTISLSDQSTLKYDRLVLATGSHVRRLNAPGADLKGIHYLHDIADSDALREQLVPGKRLVIVGGGYIGLEVASSATKKGVDVTVLEAAERLMQRVTGPEMSEFFYTKHSNAGVDLRLNTAVTGFEASDQGHVAGVTLASGGTVPADIVLVSVGVAPETALAEAAGLPCDDGIIVDEFTRTEDPAILAIGDCTRHRNLFFEKMQRLESVANAVDQARTVAATLMGEKKPYNSAPWFWSNQYDVRLQMVGLSQYHDQRVLRGSPEDKGFAVFYLRDGCVIAVDAVNLPIAFMVGKTLVQQRRQVNPEMLKDPDIELKSLVSGQSIN, from the coding sequence ATGGCAAACCAACAGAAAGAGACGACAGTCATCGTTGGCGGCGGGCACGCAGCAGGTGCGCTCCTGACAACCTTGCTGCAAAAGAAATATCAACATGAAGTGGTCCTGGTGGGCGAAGAGCCACATCCACCCTATCAGCGGCCGCCCCTGTCCAAGAACTACCTGGCAGGCGAGGTGGATCAGGAGTCGCTGTACCTCAAGCCGCGCTCGGTGTACGAGAACGCCGGCCATCAGTTGCGGCTCGGTGTACGTGCCGAACAAATTGATCGGGACAACAAGACCATCAGTTTGTCGGACCAGAGCACATTGAAATACGATCGACTGGTCCTGGCCACGGGGTCACACGTTCGACGCCTGAACGCACCCGGGGCTGACTTGAAGGGCATTCATTACCTACATGACATAGCTGACTCGGATGCCCTGCGTGAACAACTGGTTCCGGGGAAACGCTTGGTCATCGTGGGTGGTGGTTACATTGGCCTTGAAGTGGCATCCAGCGCTACCAAAAAAGGCGTTGATGTCACGGTACTGGAAGCGGCCGAGCGTCTTATGCAGCGTGTAACAGGCCCGGAAATGTCGGAGTTTTTTTACACCAAACACAGTAACGCTGGCGTGGATCTACGCCTGAACACGGCGGTAACCGGTTTCGAAGCTAGCGATCAGGGGCATGTGGCTGGCGTGACATTGGCGAGCGGCGGCACTGTACCGGCCGACATAGTGCTCGTTTCAGTGGGTGTGGCGCCAGAAACCGCCCTGGCTGAGGCCGCCGGCCTGCCCTGTGATGACGGCATTATTGTTGACGAGTTTACCCGCACAGAAGATCCAGCCATCCTGGCGATCGGCGACTGTACCCGCCACCGGAATCTTTTCTTCGAGAAGATGCAGCGCCTTGAATCTGTCGCCAACGCGGTTGATCAGGCCCGGACAGTGGCGGCAACCCTGATGGGCGAGAAGAAACCCTATAATAGCGCTCCATGGTTCTGGTCGAACCAGTATGACGTGCGTCTGCAGATGGTGGGGTTGTCGCAATATCATGATCAGCGTGTGCTGCGCGGAAGCCCGGAAGACAAGGGATTTGCGGTGTTTTATCTCCGCGACGGCTGTGTCATTGCTGTTGATGCGGTTAACCTGCCCATCGCTTTTATGGTCGGCAAGACCCTCGTTCAACAACGCAGGCAGGTCAATCCTGAAATGTTGAAGGATCCGGATATTGAACTGAAGTCCTTGGTGAGCGGTCAGTCCATAAATTGA
- a CDS encoding GMC family oxidoreductase yields MYDYIIVGAGSAGCVLANRLTADSSKRVALLEAGPKDKNPLIHMPIGIALLSNSKKLNWALETEPQEHLKERRLFWPRGKTLGGSSSINAMVYIRGHKADYDHWGQVAGTDLWGWDRALKLFRRLEDNKRFGADSYHGEGGELTVSELKSVNPLSRDFVRAAPHVELPINTDFNGETQEGLGLYQVTQKNGRRWSSAQAFLRVAENRPNLDVLTDARVTRVVMDGKRAVGVTLNQGGEYRQLRLNNGGEVILSGGAVNSPQLLMLSGIGDSEELGKHGIPLVHHLPEVGQNLVDHLDITIMHAANSRLPIGVAPSFLFRGVSALFSYIFARRGFLTSNVAESGGFVKSERSCERPNVQFHFLPTYLKDHGRKVMAGYGYTLHICDLMPRSRGFIGLKSPDPLADPLIQPNYLSNPEDIKTMISAVKFGRRILGAPTMALHSKREIKPGNSVSSDSQIADFIRENAETIYHPVGTCRMGADPDSVVDPELKVRGIEGLRVVDASIMPSLVAGNTNAPTMMIAENAADILLGNV; encoded by the coding sequence ATGTACGATTACATTATTGTCGGTGCGGGATCGGCGGGCTGTGTATTGGCCAATCGGCTTACGGCGGACTCTTCAAAGCGAGTAGCGTTGCTAGAAGCGGGCCCAAAGGATAAAAATCCACTCATACATATGCCTATAGGTATAGCACTCCTTTCCAATAGTAAAAAGCTGAATTGGGCTCTTGAAACCGAACCTCAAGAACATCTGAAGGAGCGCCGCCTGTTTTGGCCTCGTGGGAAAACACTTGGCGGGTCCTCTTCTATCAACGCCATGGTCTATATCAGAGGTCACAAAGCCGATTATGACCACTGGGGTCAAGTTGCCGGGACCGACCTCTGGGGATGGGATCGCGCTTTAAAATTGTTTCGTCGACTGGAAGATAATAAACGTTTTGGCGCAGATTCTTACCATGGGGAGGGCGGTGAGCTCACCGTAAGTGAACTCAAATCAGTCAATCCGTTGAGTCGAGATTTTGTTCGAGCGGCACCTCATGTAGAGCTCCCGATAAACACGGACTTTAATGGAGAGACGCAAGAGGGATTGGGACTCTACCAGGTGACACAAAAAAATGGTCGCCGTTGGAGTTCAGCGCAGGCATTTCTGCGTGTCGCGGAGAACCGGCCTAATCTTGATGTGCTAACGGACGCGCGGGTAACCCGGGTGGTAATGGACGGTAAGCGGGCAGTCGGCGTGACACTGAACCAGGGGGGCGAATATCGCCAGCTTAGACTCAATAACGGCGGTGAAGTCATATTGTCTGGTGGTGCGGTTAATTCACCACAACTACTTATGCTTTCGGGAATCGGTGATAGCGAAGAGCTTGGAAAACACGGGATCCCCCTTGTGCATCATCTTCCTGAGGTCGGCCAGAATCTGGTTGATCATTTGGATATTACGATCATGCACGCGGCAAACTCACGTTTGCCCATTGGCGTTGCTCCCAGTTTCCTGTTTCGGGGCGTGAGCGCATTATTCTCATATATCTTTGCGCGACGTGGATTTCTTACCAGTAATGTTGCCGAGTCCGGAGGCTTTGTTAAATCCGAGCGCTCGTGCGAACGGCCAAATGTGCAATTCCACTTTTTGCCAACTTACCTGAAGGATCATGGACGAAAAGTGATGGCCGGGTATGGGTACACCTTGCATATTTGCGATCTAATGCCCAGAAGCCGCGGTTTTATTGGTCTCAAAAGCCCTGACCCATTGGCCGACCCGTTGATTCAACCCAATTATCTCAGTAACCCCGAAGACATCAAAACAATGATCTCGGCCGTTAAATTTGGACGACGGATACTCGGGGCACCAACAATGGCTTTACATAGTAAACGAGAAATTAAGCCCGGAAACTCGGTGTCTTCGGACAGTCAGATTGCGGACTTTATCCGGGAAAATGCAGAGACTATTTACCACCCCGTTGGCACTTGTCGTATGGGCGCGGATCCGGATTCAGTCGTTGATCCGGAATTAAAAGTCAGAGGGATTGAAGGGCTAAGAGTTGTCGATGCCTCGATAATGCCCAGTTTGGTTGCCGGTAACACCAACGCACCCACCATGATGATTGCCGAAAATGCAGCCGACATCCTCTTGGGAAATGTTTAG
- a CDS encoding OmpW/AlkL family protein produces MKPKIISKVSLVAFLLLSLAASLANAQSEPVYSRGDWVVGLNATRVLTDEDLRSASAGGAPVPNSNLSINNDTTISFDVSYFLSNQLAFNIFGGIPASADLQGEESLSGLFLGQTDYGPVILSLQYHVLTGSNFSPYFGAGVGRILFLDEKDRALTDFDVEDTWAPAVQAGFRWKIHNNWSANFDVRYAPFKADITGNLGPAPVQAEVEVDPTIVSIGVAYRF; encoded by the coding sequence ATGAAACCTAAAATAATTAGTAAAGTCTCGTTAGTGGCGTTCCTTTTACTTTCACTTGCTGCGAGCCTGGCCAACGCTCAATCTGAGCCGGTTTACAGTAGAGGCGACTGGGTGGTTGGGCTGAATGCCACTAGAGTTCTAACCGATGAAGATTTGCGATCAGCCTCTGCGGGGGGTGCCCCCGTTCCAAATTCCAACCTGTCTATTAACAACGATACGACCATATCATTCGACGTGTCGTATTTTCTGAGTAATCAGCTGGCATTCAACATTTTTGGCGGCATTCCCGCTAGTGCGGACCTCCAGGGCGAAGAGTCTCTCTCCGGTCTTTTTCTTGGTCAAACAGATTATGGTCCGGTAATTCTTTCGCTTCAGTATCATGTCTTGACGGGTAGCAACTTCTCTCCGTACTTTGGAGCGGGTGTAGGACGGATTCTCTTTTTAGATGAAAAGGATCGCGCACTAACCGACTTCGACGTCGAAGATACATGGGCCCCTGCGGTTCAGGCTGGTTTTCGCTGGAAGATACACAATAACTGGTCGGCAAATTTTGACGTTAGATATGCACCCTTCAAGGCGGATATCACCGGTAACCTGGGCCCGGCCCCTGTTCAGGCAGAAGTGGAAGTGGACCCCACTATCGTGAGCATCGGAGTCGCATATCGCTTTTAA
- a CDS encoding long-chain fatty acid--CoA ligase, with translation MMNMELTVNSLIDHAARYHGDAEIVSIGTDGNPSRSDWATVSERSRQLASALRTAGYVQGDRCATICWNNVGHLECYLGISGGGMVCHTINPRLFPEQLVYVINNAQDKVIFFDKTFLTIVSNIRDRLETVEKFVLMSEPDEEIAAQFPGLLFYEEFLQRGTPNANWPEIAENQASSLCYTSGTTGNPKGVLYSHRSTVLHALVAAQPDALNLSARDVVMPVVPMFHVNAWGVPYITAMVGAKLVLPGPGLDGQSLVKLIDSESVTIALGVPTIWQGLLSALDELGSSAQSLKRTVIGGSACPPSMMSEFRGKYGVEVVHAWGMTETSPIGTVNALLSKHNTLSEEGRNKIRESQGRPPYGVQLKIVGEDGHQLPEDGIAQGNLRIRGHWVVADYFGVEPNQTLEEDGWFETGDVASINDDGFMTIRDRSKDIIKSGGEWISTVELEGIAMGHSAINEAAVVAASHDKWDERPILLAVKIPDANITEEELLAHYQGKVAKWQIPDRAIFVEGLPRNATGKVLKNKLRSEYGEVLVSKPAS, from the coding sequence ATGATGAACATGGAGCTCACCGTGAATTCCTTGATCGACCATGCTGCTCGCTACCATGGAGACGCTGAGATTGTGTCGATAGGAACGGATGGAAATCCCAGTCGATCTGACTGGGCAACTGTTTCGGAGCGGTCGCGACAACTTGCGTCAGCGCTTCGAACGGCAGGCTATGTCCAGGGGGATCGGTGCGCGACCATTTGTTGGAATAACGTGGGGCACCTGGAATGTTACCTTGGCATCTCTGGTGGCGGGATGGTGTGTCACACCATTAACCCGCGACTGTTTCCAGAACAACTCGTTTACGTTATCAACAATGCTCAAGACAAAGTCATATTCTTTGACAAAACGTTCCTTACCATTGTTTCAAATATCCGAGACCGACTGGAGACGGTTGAGAAATTTGTATTGATGTCCGAACCGGACGAAGAAATTGCAGCGCAATTTCCAGGCTTGTTGTTTTATGAAGAGTTTCTCCAGCGAGGAACGCCTAACGCGAATTGGCCTGAAATCGCCGAAAACCAGGCCTCAAGCCTCTGCTATACATCGGGCACCACCGGAAATCCCAAAGGGGTGCTCTATTCACACCGCTCCACCGTTCTGCACGCGCTGGTAGCTGCTCAACCCGACGCACTGAATTTATCGGCACGGGACGTGGTGATGCCGGTTGTTCCTATGTTTCACGTAAATGCGTGGGGGGTACCCTACATTACGGCGATGGTTGGAGCCAAACTGGTGTTGCCTGGTCCTGGCCTGGATGGGCAAAGTTTGGTCAAGCTGATCGATTCAGAAAGCGTAACGATTGCGCTGGGTGTGCCTACGATTTGGCAGGGACTTCTCTCGGCTTTGGACGAGCTTGGCTCCTCGGCACAGTCGCTTAAACGGACGGTGATAGGGGGTAGCGCTTGTCCGCCCTCAATGATGTCGGAGTTTCGTGGTAAGTATGGCGTAGAAGTTGTCCATGCATGGGGAATGACAGAAACATCACCGATCGGGACCGTCAACGCACTGCTGTCGAAACACAATACTCTTTCGGAGGAAGGAAGAAACAAAATCCGTGAAAGCCAGGGACGGCCTCCCTACGGGGTGCAGCTCAAAATTGTAGGAGAAGACGGTCATCAACTGCCCGAAGATGGCATTGCTCAGGGAAATCTCCGCATCCGTGGTCATTGGGTGGTAGCCGATTACTTCGGTGTTGAACCAAATCAGACTCTTGAGGAAGACGGTTGGTTCGAGACAGGTGATGTTGCTTCGATCAATGATGATGGATTTATGACAATACGTGACCGCTCAAAAGATATTATTAAATCTGGTGGTGAATGGATATCTACAGTCGAATTGGAGGGAATCGCAATGGGCCATTCTGCCATCAATGAAGCTGCCGTAGTGGCGGCCTCCCATGATAAATGGGACGAACGACCGATCCTGTTGGCAGTAAAAATACCCGACGCAAATATTACTGAGGAGGAACTTCTTGCTCATTATCAGGGGAAAGTCGCCAAGTGGCAGATCCCGGATCGCGCGATCTTTGTGGAAGGATTGCCACGCAATGCCACTGGGAAAGTATTAAAAAACAAGCTGCGTTCTGAGTATGGGGAAGTATTAGTCAGTAAACCGGCAAGCTAG